One window of Pelmatolapia mariae isolate MD_Pm_ZW linkage group LG18, Pm_UMD_F_2, whole genome shotgun sequence genomic DNA carries:
- the LOC134616342 gene encoding zinc finger MYM-type protein 1-like, translating into MRGHDESDSSDNPGIFRGLVDLMASIDHDLRQHLENATVFKGTSKTVQNEILDCMLAVLRERIVEEVKAAKFLAIQADETTDISTHCQLVMVLRYIDQRNRIQERFFEFIKLPNACADAIASALSERLRFILPQGQERKLIAQAYDGAAVMRGTTGGVQRKIQDIYANAHYVHCYAHQLNLVMQQATSHIPQISHFFSDIAGFASFFTKSSKRPAVLDEVVAHRLPSASATRWNFNSRAVNTVYEHKDDLVRCFQTIRNSEGFDAPTKRDAGGFVRMLEDEAFCFFLALFHKIMPHVDMLYNHLQKRNIDSVTIAGITQTFISRMQAIREALPNLVVDEEYRGPVQDPPTKRRRTLGEDRQHHLALEVCDTIMSHAKERFSFTKHLVSATLLQGDLFQQHSKNFPDAALQTTVEAYPSLDKARLKTELSLIYDNEEFQSCSGALALYQVLMENNLQDTFTETVSLLNILITTPMTTSESERCFSTLKRIKTFLRNNMAQDRLNALAMLSIEKKLTQELPDFNTRVIEKFATQKDRRAKFLYK; encoded by the exons ATGCGGGGACATGATGAAAGTGATTCCTCAGACAATCCAGGGATTTTTAGAGGTTTAGTCGACTTGATGGCATCAATTGATCACGACTTGAGGCAACACCTTGAAAATGCTACTGTATTTAAAGGCACCTCGAAAACAGTCCAGAACGAGATCCTGGATTGCATGTTGGCAGTTCTGAGAGAAAGGATCGTGGAAGAAGTAAAGGCAGCGAAGTTTTTAGCCATTCAAGCTGATGAAACCACTGACATTTCTACACACTGTCAGTTAGTCATGGTGCTAAGATACATTGACCAACGAAACCGTATTCAAGAGCGTTTTTTTGAATTCATCAAGCTACCCAATGCTTGTGCAGATGCAATAGCCAGTGCCTTATCGGAGAGGCTGCGCTTCATCCTCCCCCAGGGACAAGAGAGAAAGTTGATCGCCCAGGCCTACGATGGGGCCGCTGTAATGAGGGGTACCACTGGAGGAGTGCAGCGTAAGATACAGGACATTTATGCTAACGCTCACTACGTACATTGTTATGCCCATCAGTTAAACCTGGTAATGCAACAAGCAACCTCCCACATCCCTCAAATCAGTCACTTTTTTTCCGACATAGCAGGATTCGCTTCTTTTTTTACTAAATCGAGCAAGAGGCCTGCAGTGCTTGACGAGGTGGTGGCGCACCGACTTCCAAGTGCATCGGCAACCCGTTGGAACTTCAACAGTCGTGCTGTGAATACAGTGTATGAACATAAAGACGATCTGGTGAGGTGTTTTCAGACCATCCGTAACAGTGAAGGATTTGATGCCCCTACAAAGAGAGATGCCGGTGGTTTCGTGAGAATGCTGGAAGACGaagctttctgttttttcctggCCTTGTTTCACAAGATAATGCCACATGTAGACATGCTGTATAACCACCTACAGAAGAGAAACATCGATTCTGTCACCATCGCAGGGATCACCCAGACATTCATCAGCCGCATGCAGGCTATCAG GGAGGCACTTCCTAATCTGGTTGTGGATGAGGAGTACAGGGGACCTGTTCAAGACCCACCCACAAAGAGACGGAGAACATTGGGGGAAGACAGGCAACACCATTTGGCACTGGAG GTGTGCGACACCATTATGAGCCATGCCAAGGAGAGGTTTTCTTTCACCAAGCACCTTGTCAGCGCCACTCTGTTGCAAGGAGACTTGTTCCAACAACACAGCAAAAATTTTCCAGATGCAGCACTACAAACCACAGTGGAAGCCTATCCCTCATTGGACAAAGCCAGACTTAAAACAGAACTGTCCCTGATCTACGACAACGAGGAGTTTCAGAGTTGTAGTGGTGCGCTGGCGCTCTATCAGGTTCTGATGGAAAACAACCTTCAAGACACATTCACCGAAACTGTAAGTCTTCTTAACATCCTCATCACCACACCAATGACAACATCAGAATCGGAGAGGTGTTTCTCTACTTTAAAGAGGATAAAAACTTTCCTGAGAAACAATATGGCTCAGGATCGGCTCAACGCTCTGGCTATGCTGTCCATAGAGAAAAAACTCACACAAGAACTTCCTGATTTCAACACCAGGGTCATCGAGAAATTTGCCACTCAGAAAGACAGACGAGCAAAGTTCTTGTACAAATAA